The sequence TCACTGTGCTATGCTCCTGTGCCCCGTGAGTACTCAGCCCTGAAGCCCAGCCTCGGCCACCTGCTGAGTCAGGGCTCCTCATAGAGTCAGTTTCTCACACTCTCTACACCTCCCAAACGCTCCTGATGATCACTGCCTTGAATGGAATTTGATTTTCCCATCAGGTCACCAgccctcctttcctcctgctgAATTCAAATCTGGGATCTGAATAGTTGACAAATAATTTCTGCTTTAAACTTCACAAAATTCAAAACAAGCAGAGGCTACAATGGCAATGCCAGCAGTGGCAGGCCCTGCAAACCAATTATGCATTTAAGCTTCAAAGTCCCTGTGAGGCCTGCAGCCACAGAGATTAGAAGGACAAGCTGTCTTCTCTCGTCAGCTCCAGAACAGAATCTCCGCAGCTGGAGCTCCTGGGTCCCCAGCACTGATCTGTCCTTCTTCCCAGACCCCCTGTACCCTCACAGTGTTTTGCAAGCAGGCAGTCCTGGGCCCGAGCCTGCCTGTCACAGAAAGGATGGCCTGGCCTTAGCCCATggatttcttttagatttttaaaaatctaaacaaagCTAAGAGCTACAGTCTGCTTTCTAGCAGTTTCATCAGAGCAGCCTTGGAATGAGGCTCCACCATCCTCTCTACCCATCCTGGGGACTGCCTCCTAACCTCAGGCTTGACAAGGAGTTAAATGTTAGGTGCTTtctttcagtcattcaacaagtatGTGTTGAGGAGCTGCTGGTGCCAGAAACAACCCTggcaaaggaatgaaataaaaaggtGGAGAAGCAGCATTTGGAAACAGTTCTGTACCCCCTAATCACTCCTAAGCATGTTTCACCAGCCAGCCAGCCCAGCCATTGAAGGCAGATTCAACATGGACACAGCAGTCCCCAATGCCTTTGTCCCAAACAAGAAGCCGCCTCCCACACGTAGCGTTAAGGCAGTCGGCCAAGACACAGAGCACAGAAGGCTTCATCTAAGAAGAAACTAACAATTAGCCAGGGTATACGCACCTAGGATGTTCAGTAAAATTAAGCAAATATGCTGGATATTCAATTCCCTAAGGCAGTTTTCCTAACAATTTTCTATTTCCAAACGCAACTTTGATGGTCCAAAGAAACAAGGCTGTAGGCCATAGTAAGGTAAACGAAGACATTAGACTATAAAGAATTTTCAACATAAAATTATTAAGCATGTGTTTAAATTATCAGTTTATTGAATGTAAGATATATAGTTCCTGTCAAATAATTTAACGATAGCCCACTTTTCACAGGAAAAACCACATTTTCATatgattaaatgtaaatatatgtcctttttctccctaaggGGAAAGAAAATCTATATTGACCAATTCAAAGTACATCATGAGAAAATCAAATAGttattaataaaagaaagtcaaTATAGTAAAAAAGAGTTTAATCAATGAAGTCTTTGCAAAAAGTTTATCATTTAAGTCTGTCACTGGCTCTTCTTTATTCTCCAGCTGGTCACTTAGTTCACAGCCTTAAAAAATAAGCCTTAGCAGAGGTAAGTTCATCTTGCCACAAATCCTACAACACAACATCTGTTACTGTCTCAGCAGATCTCACagctttctcctttctgtctgtgCCCACTCCCTACCACCACTTCTCAAAGCAAATGTGTTCTTTGGGAACATGGCTGTTTTCCAGTTGCTTGGAGAAAAAGTCTGTCATCGGAGGTGGGCCACAAATATAGAACAAAGTCTCTTTTGAAATATGATCTCTTATCTCCTTCTCCGTTATTCTTCCTTCTACCAAAAAACAGATAAATACCAAATTAAGCCAGACATGTTTGTATTGAAATGAGTAAGGACTAACCACAACAGTGTATATTTTCAGTAACTCAAGCTTAATGAGTCTAGAGTCATTCACATGATGGCTCCTGTTGGCTCCTGGGGCCAGACCCGAGCAGAGGGTACATCTCCAGGTTTCCTAAACTACGGCAAGTAAAGTGGGAAGCTCAGCATAACGCACTCTTCGGACACAGCCAGCCAGCTCACTGATCTTTGGTAGAGATTTAAAACTGCCTTCAACAAAGTAAATAAACTGTTTTGTGAAAAATCCTTCCAAGCAGGGGAAACCACGAGTAATTTAAATGGCCATTAATGGCAAATGGAATCCATTCAGTCAAAGCTGGAATATAAATTCTTTGTATGCATGCTACAGTGATGATGCAAAGATCATttccacaaaaatgtggaaaataaatttttaatgtgGGGAGTAGGAAACCTGTATATAATAAGTAAAACCAACTAAAtctctctttatttctccatgatgAATCATCTCTCAATTCCCCAGGTAGTGACATTCCCAGCCGGCAACTCCCAGCAATAAGGCATCTATGCTCAATCAGCTGGCGTGTCCGCCAAATAACTGTGTGGAGATAGTCAAAACATCTTCAGGGGACTCACCCGTGATGTAGGGCTTGAGTTCTGCACTGATTTGTGTAGTCTGCTTGGTAACATGCAAACTGCATGCAATCTTCTCAGGAAATTCATTTACTAAATCGAGGATATTCTTCTGGAATGTCAAACATATTTGGTCACACTACaatcttaaaaaatcaaaacagatgtGCACAACCACTGACGCCGAACCTCGACTCCCATTCTGTACACGTCTGTCGCTCGCGCTCTACTGAGGGAGATATTGTTTGCAGCCTAGCAGGCCAGAGCGTCCGAGTACAGAGGGCTATTTGGCTTTAATTGAAATCTGAATATGCTAACCAGCATATTACTAACGCCCcgggagttttttctttttcctttttctcaagcATTGGCAATTAAGCAGCAGTTTCACTGACCACAGTTGTGTCTTTTAActgtttctgttcttttgttCACATCCTTGCAGCTGCAAAGCAATCCGAGTGAAAGCCTTCCTGAATGTTCTTAATTTCAACAGATGCGACTGATGGGGGTTTCATTTACCCAGCTGGGTCCAAACTATGGACGCCTCACCTACTCCTGTGACACACGAGCCCACTTGCAGGTCTCCTGACTTGGAATCTCAGGGCCTTGGTGACTTTTCAGTTCATCTACCTCTGGATTCAAGCCCACCAAACCTGCCCTATCCTGTCACTCCCCTGGGAGCCTCCTCAACACGAGCCGTTTTAACTGTCTGGTGTAAGAGTGTTCGTTAATTCTCATTTGGACACAATTAAGCCTTGTCAAGCCTTTTGTTTGAACCGGTGCAGAGAAGACAGAACTGAGAGAAGAAAGTTCCATGGACAAGGAATACCATGACACAAGTTTGCTTACAGCAAGCTatgaaacacacatttctcccttaCCTTAAACAGGAGTTCGCTGGTATTTTTTGCACTGTAGAAGAGTTTCACTGTTCCCATCTCATATCCACTTCCTTTGTCTGCCTGTGCTCTGTGGAGATCTGCCGAGTGTCGTAGGATGGAAAGCAGAGGGTTAATTCCAACGCCCCCTGCAATCAACACGAGGTTTCTAGAGGTGTCTGCAGGCTGCGGGTCAAAGAAGAACTCTCCACCCACTCTCACGGCCACTTCAGAGTCAAGTGTACACtaaggcaggaaagaaaagatcctTTAGTCCTTTGTAGCACAGGTCTTAAACCAAATGTTCTTTAATGAAACTGACTACATCTACCTCCTGCAATTTTATCAGTGTGTAGCACCAGTTTTACAGCTTGCTCTCAATTTTCCCAGAGCCCTGTGAATTGATTCCACTTGTCTATTACACAGGCCATTTGCTACTCCACCTTGCTGATCCATACTGCACAGCCACTCCAGTATGAGAAAAGGAGGCTCGCTTCAGCCATCTTTCCATTTGTTAACTTCTTAGATGATGAACTGGGTTGTGGAAAGAGGCACTGGACTCAGGGTACAGCTGTGAAGTGGGAGTTTCCTTTTCTGAGTGGTGCTCCTGTGTTCTGACCAAAGCCATGGAGCTGAGAGAGGCAGGATGGGGCAAGTGTCACTGCACTGTGGCTGCCCTGGCTCCTCAGGGCTGGGGAGCATAGGCACTGGGGGCTTCCTCCTGGTGGCAGACCTGCTCCACAGGCTGAGGCCAGAACGGCAGCACTGCTCAGGACTGTTCGCTTCTCCCTGGAGCAGCAAAAACAGGCAGCCAGAGGCGTCACAGCAGGGGGTGAGGACCATGTACACCCATCCAGGTCAGGCCTCTACTGTTTGGTGGGGTCAATTACACCAGAAATACCATCAGAGCTGAATGCACTGGTTCTCCATGGGGGCGATACTGCCCCAGCAGGGGAAGGGGGCGTTGGAAACTTGCAGTGACCCTATTTTATTCTTATAGTGATTTGGGGAACCCAAGTGGCATCTAGAGGGCACAGCAagagtggtgtgctggagctggctggcTGCTACTAAGCTGATGGTTAAATCTGCAGGCATTTTGTGAGCCGGTTTCTACTAGTAGTTTGAAATCAGCCATTGTAGGAGTACTAACAGcagagaaatcagcaaatgctaccaATCAGGGCTTTTTTGACTCCAAGAGCCAGCTGAGCAGCACACTGTTATCTGCAATGCACGGGACTGCCCCCCCACAGACTCTGAATGACCCATGGGACGTACATGTAGGACGAACACTGGTTTGCAATGATCTGAGACCAGACCCTaactcattttagaaaaaaattcaaagtacttTGTGCATAGATCTGACCCAACTTTCCAGAATGTAACCGCCATGTAGACTGTACTGGGTTGGGTTCAGAACTTCACCAAGCACATTCACTGTTCTGGAAAACCACATCCCAGTTTGTGACATGTGT is a genomic window of Equus asinus isolate D_3611 breed Donkey chromosome 21, EquAss-T2T_v2, whole genome shotgun sequence containing:
- the OXNAD1 gene encoding oxidoreductase NAD-binding domain-containing protein 1 gives rise to the protein MACAAVGVPGLFRGSVGAICTQAALLRLTPSALRHLTLSSIMKSKRKTDHLERTADVMRREVVSAAKVCGAAYESPSVKRLRLLVADKDFSFKAGQWVDFFIPGVSVVGGFSICSSPRLLEQERMIDLAVKYTNHPPALWIHNQCTLDSEVAVRVGGEFFFDPQPADTSRNLVLIAGGVGINPLLSILRHSADLHRAQADKGSGYEMGTVKLFYSAKNTSELLFKKNILDLVNEFPEKIACSLHVTKQTTQISAELKPYITEGRITEKEIRDHISKETLFYICGPPPMTDFFSKQLENSHVPKEHICFEKWW